The Thermoflexus sp. genome includes the window CCTCCACCACCGCATCCGCGATCAGACGGGTGACCAGCTTGATCGAGCGGATGGCGTCATCGTTCGCTGGAATGATGTAGTCGATGGGATCCGGATCGCAGTTGGTATCCACCATGGCGATCACCGGGATATTGAGGGCGTTCGCCTCCCGGATCGCCGTCGCCTCCCGCATGGTATCCACCACGAACAGCATGTCCGGGAGGCGCTTCATCAGGCGGAGGCCTTCGAACTTGAGGCGCATCTTTTCGTATTTCCGACGGAGGCGGATCGCCTCCTTCTTGGGCATCGTCTCCAGCCCGCCGTTGCGGATCATCTCATCCAGCTGGATGTAATAACGGATGCGATCCCGGATCGTGCGCCAGTTGGTGAGCGTGCCGCCCAGCCAGCGGTAATTCACATAAGGCATCTGACACCGCTGGGCCTCCGCCGCGATGGTCTCCTGGGCCTGGCGCTTGGTGCCCACGAACAGGATCACTCCTCCCCGGGCGACCTGATCGCGGACCAGGGCATAGGTGCTCTCGAGGGCGCGGATGGTTTGCTGGAGGTCGATGATGTGGACGCCGTTTCGCTCCGTGAAGATGTAGGGTTTCATCTTGGGGTGCCAGCGGTTCGTCTTGTGGCCGAAGTGCACCCCCGCTTCCAGCAGCTCTTTCATCGTCACCAGCGGCATAGACCCTCCTCCGCATGCGTTTTGATCCGCCACCCCTTCTCCCCGGCGGGAGCCGGCGCACCGCCGGCACGCCCCAACCGGTCCAGGGTGTGTGGGATCCGACACCAGGGGGGAAGTATACTACACTTCCAGGGATCCCGCCAGCCCTTTTCAGTTTTCAGAAAGAACGCGGCGTTTTCCGCTCTCGAGCCCGCCCAATGAAGCCCGCGCTCAGCGGGATGCAGCGCCCGGCGCTCCCACTCCTTTACCGGATGGGCAGGACAGCGGCTTCTCTCCC containing:
- the rpsB gene encoding 30S ribosomal protein S2, whose protein sequence is MPLVTMKELLEAGVHFGHKTNRWHPKMKPYIFTERNGVHIIDLQQTIRALESTYALVRDQVARGGVILFVGTKRQAQETIAAEAQRCQMPYVNYRWLGGTLTNWRTIRDRIRYYIQLDEMIRNGGLETMPKKEAIRLRRKYEKMRLKFEGLRLMKRLPDMLFVVDTMREATAIREANALNIPVIAMVDTNCDPDPIDYIIPANDDAIRSIKLVTRLIADAVVEGLQLREKMGVAEAIEEEVEEEEPALELRRVFEAEEEGEEAVGLEEEETFEELEA